In the genome of Streptomyces pactum, one region contains:
- a CDS encoding DUF3140 domain-containing protein encodes MTTGDERRETLDSFRELVNMTPAGLEKWLATDESRAAGEHKDGGESTGHASGRAIVEILRKKHSDLSDADYRHMRKVTGYIRRHLAQRPAGDVRDSRWRHSLMNWGHDPTADDSA; translated from the coding sequence ATGACGACCGGGGATGAACGGCGCGAGACCCTGGACTCCTTCCGGGAGCTGGTCAACATGACGCCCGCCGGCCTGGAGAAGTGGCTGGCCACCGACGAATCGCGGGCGGCCGGGGAACACAAGGACGGCGGGGAGTCCACCGGTCACGCCTCCGGCCGCGCCATCGTGGAGATCCTGCGCAAGAAGCACAGCGACCTCTCGGACGCCGACTACCGGCACATGCGCAAGGTGACCGGCTACATCCGCCGCCACCTCGCGCAGCGGCCCGCGGGCGACGTCCGCGACTCCCGGTGGCGCCACTCCCTGATGAACTGGGGACACGACCCGACCGCCGACGACTCCGCCTGA
- the gap gene encoding type I glyceraldehyde-3-phosphate dehydrogenase, with product MTRIAINGFGRIGRNVLRALLERDSDLEVVAVNDLTEPAVLARLLAYDTTAGRLGRPVTVDGDALVVDGRRIKVLAEREPAQLPWAELGVDIVLEATGRFTAAGDARAHLAAGARKVLVSAPSNGADVTLAFGVNTDTYDPAAHTIVSNASCTTNALAPLAAVLDELAGIEHGFMTTVHAYTQEQNLQDGPHRDARRARSAAVNIVPTTTGAAKAIGLVLPNLDGKLSGDSIRVPVPVGSIVELNTTVSRDVTRDEVLAAYRAAAEGPLAGILEYSEDPLVSSDITGNPASSIFDSALTRVDGRHIKVVAWYDNEWGFSNRVIDTLELLAAG from the coding sequence ATGACTCGTATCGCCATCAACGGATTCGGACGCATCGGCCGCAATGTGCTGCGCGCGCTGCTGGAACGCGACAGCGACCTTGAGGTCGTCGCGGTCAACGACCTCACCGAGCCCGCCGTCCTCGCACGGCTGCTCGCCTACGACACCACGGCCGGCCGGCTGGGCCGCCCGGTGACCGTGGACGGGGACGCGCTCGTCGTGGACGGCCGCCGCATCAAGGTGCTCGCCGAGCGCGAGCCGGCGCAGCTGCCGTGGGCCGAACTCGGCGTGGACATCGTCCTGGAGGCGACCGGCCGTTTCACGGCGGCCGGGGACGCCCGTGCGCACCTGGCCGCGGGTGCGCGGAAGGTGCTGGTCAGCGCCCCGTCGAACGGTGCCGACGTCACCCTCGCGTTCGGCGTCAACACCGACACGTACGACCCGGCCGCGCACACGATCGTCTCGAACGCCTCGTGCACGACGAACGCCCTCGCGCCGCTGGCCGCGGTGCTGGACGAGCTCGCCGGCATCGAGCACGGCTTCATGACCACGGTGCACGCCTACACCCAGGAGCAGAACCTCCAGGACGGCCCGCACCGCGACGCCCGCCGGGCCCGCTCCGCCGCGGTCAACATCGTGCCGACCACGACGGGCGCGGCCAAGGCGATCGGCCTGGTGCTGCCGAACCTCGACGGCAAGCTGTCGGGTGACTCGATCCGGGTGCCGGTTCCGGTGGGCTCCATCGTGGAGCTGAACACGACCGTCAGCCGCGACGTCACGCGTGACGAGGTGCTGGCGGCGTACCGGGCCGCGGCCGAGGGGCCGCTCGCCGGCATCCTGGAGTACTCGGAGGACCCGCTGGTGTCGTCCGACATCACCGGGAACCCGGCCTCGTCGATCTTCGACTCGGCCCTCACCCGCGTCGACGGCCGCCACATCAAGGTCGTCGCCTGGTACGACAACGAGTGGGGCTTCTCCAACCGCGTCATCGACACGCTGGAACTCCTCGCCGCCGGCTGA
- a CDS encoding trypco2 family protein, whose translation MGRAGDGRGEEWLDLADAIALLREQIVEAQARIADPDGTGAGDRGVHFVLGDITLELGMELTRTRGADGGLRFAVAGLGGRTESSDTTTHTVTVQLTPRLPGGGPVPVGDWE comes from the coding sequence GTGGGACGTGCGGGGGACGGCCGGGGCGAGGAGTGGCTGGACCTGGCCGACGCGATCGCGCTGCTGCGCGAGCAGATCGTCGAGGCCCAGGCCAGGATTGCCGATCCGGACGGCACGGGTGCCGGTGACCGGGGCGTCCACTTCGTACTGGGGGACATCACGCTGGAACTGGGCATGGAGCTGACCCGTACCCGGGGCGCGGACGGCGGGCTGCGGTTCGCGGTGGCCGGTCTGGGCGGGCGGACGGAGAGCTCCGACACCACCACGCACACGGTCACGGTGCAGCTCACCCCGCGGCTGCCGGGCGGCGGTCCGGTCCCGGTCGGCGACTGGGAGTAG
- a CDS encoding cytochrome P450 family protein, whose product MTTTTTTLPAGCPHRLDGTGSDVHGEAAALRAQGPAARVLLPGDIPAWSVTDPNLIRRLLTHPGISKDAHRHWPAFIEGRLPADWPLRIWVDVRNALSAYGDEHRRLRRPLATAFTTRRVRALVPHVQAITDALLDDLGTAGPEETVDLRARFAWRLPLLVVNAVLGVPEHLHDGFRDAIGLLFATDLAPEEAAAAPVAVYELIDELIAHKKDHPGDDVTSALIAAAEDADGRLTTGELRDSLMLLIGAGHETTVNLLDNAVVELLRNPDQLALALSGEVGWEKVVEEALRHQAPVASILLRFAVHDLTDEPTGIRFAQGDAIVINFAAAGRDPHVHGPGADRFDVTRDDHSHLSFGHGPHLCLGAELARIEARIALPALFARFPGLRLADTPLQPLASFISNGHQRVPVRLGRTAG is encoded by the coding sequence ATGACCACCACGACCACCACCCTGCCCGCCGGCTGCCCGCACCGTCTCGACGGCACCGGATCCGACGTCCACGGCGAAGCCGCCGCGCTGCGCGCCCAGGGGCCCGCCGCCCGGGTGCTGCTGCCCGGTGACATCCCCGCCTGGTCCGTCACCGACCCGAACCTCATACGGCGGCTGCTGACCCATCCGGGCATCTCCAAGGACGCCCACCGGCACTGGCCGGCCTTCATCGAGGGACGGCTCCCGGCCGACTGGCCACTGCGGATCTGGGTGGACGTCCGCAACGCGCTGTCCGCCTACGGCGATGAGCACCGCCGGCTGCGCCGGCCGCTGGCCACCGCGTTCACCACCCGCCGGGTCCGGGCCCTGGTACCCCATGTCCAGGCCATCACCGACGCCCTCCTGGACGACCTCGGGACCGCCGGCCCCGAGGAGACGGTGGACCTGCGCGCCCGGTTCGCCTGGCGCCTGCCGCTGCTCGTCGTCAACGCGGTCCTCGGTGTCCCCGAGCACCTCCACGACGGCTTCCGCGACGCCATCGGCCTCCTGTTCGCCACCGATCTCGCGCCCGAGGAGGCCGCCGCGGCCCCGGTCGCGGTGTACGAGCTCATCGACGAGCTGATCGCCCACAAGAAGGACCACCCCGGGGACGACGTCACCTCGGCACTCATCGCGGCCGCCGAGGACGCCGACGGCCGGCTGACCACGGGCGAGCTCCGGGACAGCCTCATGCTCCTCATCGGTGCCGGGCACGAGACGACGGTCAACCTGCTCGACAACGCCGTCGTGGAGCTGCTCCGTAACCCCGACCAGCTGGCCCTCGCCCTGTCCGGCGAGGTCGGCTGGGAGAAGGTCGTCGAGGAGGCCCTGCGCCACCAGGCCCCCGTCGCCTCGATCCTGCTCCGCTTCGCCGTTCACGACCTCACCGACGAGCCCACCGGGATCCGCTTCGCCCAGGGCGACGCCATCGTCATCAACTTCGCCGCAGCCGGGCGCGACCCGCACGTCCACGGCCCCGGCGCCGACCGGTTCGACGTCACCCGCGACGACCACAGCCATCTCTCCTTCGGCCACGGCCCGCACCTGTGCCTGGGGGCGGAACTCGCGCGCATCGAGGCGCGTATCGCCCTGCCCGCTCTCTTCGCCCGGTTCCCCGGCCTGCGGCTGGCCGACACCCCGCTGCAGCCCCTGGCCAGCTTCATCTCCAACGGCCATCAGCGCGTGCCGGTACGGCTGGGCCGCACGGCCGGCTGA
- a CDS encoding DUF2945 domain-containing protein: MAKDKDTSSGRKLAKGDKVAWRSHGSETEGTVERKITKRAKAGGRTVAASPEEPQYEVRSDTSGRKAVHKPSALKKKRGRT; encoded by the coding sequence ATGGCGAAGGACAAGGACACCTCGTCCGGCAGGAAGCTCGCGAAGGGGGACAAGGTGGCGTGGCGCAGCCACGGCAGCGAGACCGAGGGCACCGTGGAGAGGAAGATCACCAAGCGGGCGAAGGCCGGCGGACGGACCGTGGCCGCGTCCCCGGAGGAGCCGCAGTACGAGGTCCGCAGTGACACCTCCGGCCGCAAGGCCGTGCACAAGCCCTCCGCCCTGAAGAAGAAGCGGGGGCGGACATGA
- a CDS encoding GlxA family transcriptional regulator, producing MPPSRLNRVAVLVLEGAKPLDVGIPAQVFTTRASMPYEVRVCGAAPGLVTGADGLSYHVAHGLDALRWADIVFIPGYRFPDREDPPPAVVEELLAAHHRGARLAAISTGAFALAATGLLDGRRATTHWHYARALMEKHPLIRVDENVLFVDEGSVLTSAGAASGIDLCLHILRRDLGVAASNHAARRLVAAPYRSGGQAQYVPRSVPEPLGERFAATREWALHRLGEPLTLKVLARHAAVSPRTFSRRFVEDTGYTPMQWVMRARIDAARELLERSERSVEQIAADVGLGTGANLRTHFQRILGTTPSEYRRTFTRGE from the coding sequence GTGCCACCCTCCCGCCTGAACCGTGTCGCCGTCCTCGTGCTCGAAGGCGCCAAGCCCCTCGACGTCGGCATCCCCGCCCAGGTGTTCACCACCCGCGCGAGCATGCCGTACGAGGTGCGGGTCTGCGGCGCGGCGCCCGGCCTGGTGACCGGCGCCGACGGGCTGTCCTACCACGTCGCCCACGGCCTGGACGCGCTGCGCTGGGCCGACATCGTCTTCATCCCCGGCTACCGGTTCCCCGACCGCGAGGACCCGCCGCCGGCCGTCGTGGAGGAGCTGCTGGCCGCCCACCACCGGGGCGCGCGGCTCGCCGCCATCTCCACCGGCGCCTTCGCGCTCGCCGCCACGGGACTGCTCGACGGCAGGCGCGCCACGACCCACTGGCACTACGCCCGGGCGCTCATGGAGAAGCACCCGCTGATCCGGGTGGACGAGAACGTGCTCTTCGTCGACGAGGGCAGCGTGCTGACGTCGGCCGGTGCCGCCTCCGGCATCGACCTGTGCCTGCACATCCTCCGCCGCGACCTGGGGGTGGCCGCCTCCAACCACGCGGCCAGGCGCCTGGTGGCCGCCCCCTACCGCAGCGGCGGCCAGGCGCAGTACGTGCCCCGCAGCGTGCCCGAGCCGCTCGGCGAGCGGTTCGCCGCCACCCGCGAGTGGGCGCTGCACCGGCTCGGGGAACCCCTCACCCTCAAGGTGCTCGCCCGCCACGCGGCGGTCTCTCCCCGCACGTTCTCGCGGCGCTTCGTCGAGGACACGGGATACACGCCGATGCAGTGGGTGATGCGCGCCCGCATCGACGCGGCCCGCGAACTGCTGGAGCGTTCGGAACGGAGCGTCGAGCAGATCGCCGCCGATGTCGGCCTGGGCACCGGCGCCAACCTGCGGACGCACTTCCAGCGCATCCTCGGCACCACCCCCAGCGAGTACCGGCGCACCTTCACCCGTGGCGAGTAG
- a CDS encoding class I SAM-dependent methyltransferase, whose translation MTTADKQEKSRQAGSFGAAADAYERGRPPYPPEAVDWLVPGHARTVVDLGAGTGKLTRALRAPGREVIAVEPSAGMREKFAQVLPDVRVVEGTAESVPLADDGADTLVCAQAWHWVDPERAVPEAARVLRPGGRLSLVWNSRDTSAPWVAKLDRILRDCAAAPTRDRQVDRVGAPFGPVERRDFRWSHPMTTDEIMDMVASRSYVITLRPAAREELLARVRALLDAERPAAMPYLTECYRTQLGA comes from the coding sequence ATGACGACAGCCGACAAGCAGGAGAAGTCCCGTCAGGCGGGCTCTTTCGGGGCAGCGGCGGACGCCTACGAACGCGGCCGCCCGCCCTACCCGCCGGAGGCGGTGGACTGGCTGGTGCCCGGCCACGCGCGGACCGTGGTCGATCTCGGCGCGGGGACCGGCAAGCTGACCCGCGCCCTGCGGGCACCGGGCCGGGAGGTCATCGCGGTCGAGCCGTCGGCCGGGATGCGCGAGAAGTTCGCCCAGGTGCTGCCGGACGTACGGGTGGTGGAAGGGACCGCCGAGTCGGTGCCCCTCGCCGACGACGGCGCGGACACCCTGGTCTGCGCCCAGGCCTGGCACTGGGTGGACCCCGAGCGTGCGGTCCCGGAGGCGGCCCGGGTGCTGCGCCCGGGCGGGCGGCTGAGCCTGGTGTGGAACTCCCGCGACACCTCCGCGCCCTGGGTCGCGAAGCTGGACCGCATCCTGCGCGACTGCGCCGCGGCCCCGACGAGGGACCGGCAGGTGGACCGCGTGGGCGCGCCGTTCGGCCCCGTCGAGCGGCGGGACTTCCGTTGGAGCCACCCGATGACGACCGACGAGATCATGGACATGGTCGCCTCCCGCAGCTACGTGATCACTCTGCGGCCCGCAGCGCGGGAGGAACTGCTGGCGCGGGTCCGCGCACTCCTGGACGCGGAGCGCCCGGCGGCGATGCCGTACCTGACGGAGTGTTACCGGACGCAGCTCGGGGCCTGA
- a CDS encoding trypsin-like peptidase domain-containing protein, translating to MEFDRRVQIRWYRPGGGTPRFGSGYLVAPRLALTAAHVVGTDAPGPGSLTVSLPDTGPREFAGRVCWFRRDGTVDVALVEVAEEDWPVPASLSDPHTRPPQRWGHLIGTRRHPVAVVGFPRMQKDPAGHDRHDGEVAGVISPCTGSLARRYEVISTDPGIPPDQLPGRAPSAWAGISGGPVIAEARDGGLLCGVVSLDRLASGGTRLTATRTTELLADPDFRRIVAEHAGWEPLLEPAEPADLLEPAARERDLLSPAMLLRADAEAVRFRGRDGELLDLRSWCLDDPRPFSVRVLTGPGGQGKTRLARHLMDGLRAAGWVTGQLRPTLRDVPEDRLRSLVTALPSLLVIDYADTRPDLVRRVVDQLRTTRHRVRLLLLARADGGWRRDGIGETRTDELLAGAEVTALAPLAPAEGPAGARAEAFTDAVTDFALLLDRLPAIPGRPPAGWHSLAAALRPPPDLVRAAYDTVLTVQMAALTTLLQHGTAPVPDAPDDEGGPAAVLLRHEQRYWTRSARENGGRLDGLSPRTPKVAVAVATLCGAADREEAVATLRRGLDVPAHRAGDVAAWLRSLYPPGPDRYWGPLQPDRVGEYLACLVLFDPELRLPLPALVAGGSGDQQVQLFTVLVRAATAYHDNGRTAEPRRIERELLDALDGAEVDTEALLRLDLVMPYEKDRLDTLALRLAERRVTATAGGVRDDGPVRAVVEHGLALDRWGTRLGLAGRPEEAVRAQLDAAGVLRRAAEADRRYASLHVGALPGLSDALLAVGREAEALAVLDEADTELHRLADEGDADPDSWADLGWRLYRLEPRLRAAGREEAAIRALGRSVEFHRRLAGSSLGTDVLLANSVQALGAMLHRAGRLPEALRATEEAVERMRALARINPAGYERWLISALMNLSNMLRDAGRDAEEYAVLTQAVGLAGHRIRIGLAKESEEHLAAHLTLRLGLCEDEAGRAGAALDRLLQAREIWRRLAGARFEEYGVYHARCQRHVADLLMRAGRDEEALAAAAEGVEAWHRLEEAAPGAHGYELVTALSIHAGLLFWLAHDAAGALAATGEAVEICRGLTPTSAVVGSLRLVLGLQAQVLDALGRGPEAQVVRRWLADHPQE from the coding sequence ATGGAGTTCGACCGGCGGGTCCAGATCAGGTGGTACCGGCCCGGCGGGGGCACCCCGCGGTTCGGGTCCGGATATCTCGTGGCGCCGCGCCTGGCGCTGACCGCCGCCCATGTGGTGGGCACGGACGCGCCCGGCCCGGGTTCGCTGACGGTCAGCCTGCCGGACACCGGCCCGCGGGAGTTCGCCGGCCGGGTGTGCTGGTTCCGCCGGGACGGCACGGTCGACGTCGCCCTGGTGGAGGTGGCCGAGGAGGACTGGCCGGTGCCCGCGTCCCTGTCCGACCCGCACACCCGCCCGCCCCAGCGGTGGGGTCACCTGATCGGCACCCGCCGGCACCCGGTCGCCGTCGTCGGCTTCCCGCGCATGCAGAAGGACCCGGCCGGCCACGACCGTCACGACGGCGAGGTGGCGGGGGTCATCTCCCCCTGCACCGGTTCGCTGGCGCGGCGCTACGAGGTGATCAGCACCGATCCGGGCATCCCGCCCGATCAGCTGCCCGGTCGCGCCCCCAGCGCCTGGGCGGGGATCTCCGGCGGCCCGGTCATCGCCGAGGCGCGGGACGGCGGTCTGCTGTGCGGGGTGGTGAGCCTGGACCGGCTGGCGAGCGGCGGCACCCGGCTCACCGCCACCCGGACGACCGAGCTGCTGGCCGATCCCGACTTCCGCCGGATCGTCGCGGAGCACGCCGGCTGGGAGCCCCTGCTGGAACCGGCCGAGCCGGCGGACCTGCTGGAACCGGCGGCCCGCGAACGGGACCTGCTCTCCCCCGCCATGCTGCTGCGGGCGGACGCGGAGGCGGTGCGGTTCCGGGGGCGGGACGGCGAACTGCTGGACCTGCGCAGCTGGTGCCTGGACGACCCGCGGCCCTTCTCGGTCCGGGTGCTCACCGGCCCCGGCGGCCAGGGCAAGACCCGGCTCGCCCGCCACCTGATGGACGGACTCCGCGCGGCGGGCTGGGTCACCGGACAGCTGCGGCCGACGCTGCGGGACGTGCCGGAGGACAGGCTGCGCAGCCTGGTCACCGCGCTCCCGTCGCTGCTGGTCATCGACTACGCGGACACCCGGCCGGACCTCGTCCGGCGGGTCGTGGACCAGCTGCGGACCACCCGCCACCGGGTGCGGCTGCTGCTCCTCGCCCGCGCCGACGGCGGCTGGCGCCGGGACGGCATCGGCGAGACGCGCACCGATGAACTCCTGGCCGGCGCCGAGGTCACCGCGCTCGCCCCGCTGGCGCCCGCCGAAGGGCCCGCCGGAGCCCGGGCGGAGGCGTTCACCGATGCCGTCACCGACTTCGCGCTGCTGCTGGACCGGCTGCCCGCCATTCCGGGCCGGCCCCCGGCGGGATGGCACTCGCTCGCCGCCGCGCTGCGGCCGCCGCCCGACCTGGTCCGGGCCGCGTACGACACCGTGCTGACCGTGCAGATGGCCGCGCTGACCACGCTGCTCCAGCACGGCACCGCCCCCGTCCCCGACGCCCCGGACGACGAGGGCGGCCCGGCCGCCGTGCTCCTCCGCCACGAGCAGCGGTACTGGACGCGCTCGGCGCGGGAGAACGGTGGCCGGCTCGACGGCCTGTCGCCGCGGACCCCGAAGGTCGCGGTGGCCGTCGCCACCCTGTGCGGGGCGGCCGACCGTGAGGAGGCCGTGGCGACGCTGCGCCGGGGACTGGACGTGCCGGCCCACCGGGCGGGTGACGTCGCCGCGTGGCTGCGCTCCCTCTACCCGCCGGGCCCGGACCGCTACTGGGGTCCGCTCCAGCCCGACCGTGTCGGCGAGTACCTCGCCTGCCTGGTGCTCTTCGACCCCGAGCTGCGGCTGCCGCTGCCCGCCCTGGTGGCCGGCGGCTCCGGGGACCAGCAGGTGCAGCTCTTCACCGTGCTGGTGCGTGCCGCCACGGCCTACCACGACAACGGCCGGACGGCCGAGCCGCGACGGATCGAGCGGGAGCTGCTGGACGCGCTGGACGGCGCCGAGGTGGACACCGAGGCCCTGCTCCGGCTCGACCTCGTCATGCCGTACGAGAAGGACCGCCTGGACACCCTCGCCCTGCGGCTCGCGGAGCGGCGGGTGACCGCGACCGCCGGCGGGGTGCGGGACGACGGCCCCGTCCGGGCGGTAGTGGAGCACGGACTGGCGCTGGACCGATGGGGCACCCGGCTCGGCCTCGCCGGGCGGCCGGAGGAGGCGGTCCGGGCGCAGCTGGACGCGGCGGGGGTGCTGCGCCGGGCGGCCGAGGCCGACCGGCGGTACGCCTCGCTGCACGTCGGTGCGCTTCCCGGTCTCAGCGACGCCCTGCTGGCGGTGGGCCGTGAGGCGGAGGCCCTGGCGGTGCTGGACGAGGCGGACACCGAGCTGCACCGGCTGGCCGACGAGGGTGACGCGGACCCGGACAGCTGGGCCGACCTGGGGTGGCGGCTGTACCGCCTGGAGCCGCGTCTGCGGGCGGCGGGCCGGGAGGAGGCGGCGATCCGGGCCCTGGGCCGCTCGGTGGAGTTCCACCGGCGGCTCGCCGGGTCCTCCCTGGGCACCGACGTTCTGCTGGCCAACTCCGTGCAGGCCCTGGGCGCGATGCTGCACCGGGCGGGGCGCCTGCCGGAGGCGCTGCGGGCCACGGAGGAGGCGGTGGAGCGCATGCGGGCGCTGGCCCGGATCAACCCGGCCGGTTACGAGCGCTGGCTGATCTCCGCCCTGATGAACCTGAGCAACATGCTCCGCGACGCGGGCCGGGACGCGGAGGAGTACGCGGTACTGACCCAGGCCGTCGGGCTCGCCGGGCACCGCATCCGGATCGGCCTGGCCAAGGAGTCCGAAGAACACCTGGCCGCCCACCTCACGCTGCGGCTGGGGCTGTGCGAGGACGAGGCCGGGCGCGCCGGGGCGGCGCTGGACCGGCTGCTCCAGGCGCGGGAGATCTGGCGGCGGCTGGCCGGAGCGCGGTTCGAGGAGTACGGGGTGTACCACGCCCGCTGCCAGCGCCACGTCGCCGACCTGCTGATGCGGGCCGGCCGGGACGAGGAGGCGCTGGCCGCCGCCGCGGAGGGGGTGGAGGCCTGGCACCGGTTGGAGGAGGCCGCCCCCGGCGCCCACGGGTACGAGCTGGTCACCGCGCTGTCCATCCATGCCGGACTGCTGTTCTGGCTGGCGCACGACGCCGCCGGGGCGCTGGCGGCGACCGGGGAGGCGGTGGAGATCTGCCGGGGTCTCACCCCCACGTCGGCGGTCGTCGGGTCGCTGCGCCTGGTACTGGGCCTCCAGGCCCAGGTGCTGGACGCCCTGGGGCGCGGCCCGGAGGCGCAGGTGGTCCGCCGCTGGCTCGCGGACCATCCGCAGGAGTGA
- a CDS encoding vanadium-dependent haloperoxidase has translation MRRSQLQHRFPPSAPAGGTGARPGRRAALALGAALTALTAMATTAAARPAGPAPVAGQARADTAVEWYDTTVATIAAAGTPTQVADSRTWAISWLAATRAVERTPAGVDRGAFQEAALAGAVHKSLVTLVPARTAELDAALRRTLDRIPDGAAEDRGLAAGVRQARTVLASREGDGLDPASVEVPFTPPAPGPGVWQLTPPDLGPAIQAGTRHARPFLLDRPDQFRLGPPPALGSARYRADLAEVRAVGEANSSRRTPEQTETANFWLGSSMPLYNEPLRVALARSAREPLADRAELVALFHVAQVDTQIATSDSKYAHLRWRPVTAIRSADIDGDPATVPDRDWTPLHTTPQHPDYPSGHTTYAGAAEEVLTTLVGARTGPFEMTSGTAPGVTRTYTSWRQLTQENVDARIWSGIHTRSADVAGVGLGSRVGAYTLAHFDDLLR, from the coding sequence ATGCGCCGTTCCCAGCTCCAACACCGCTTCCCTCCCTCCGCCCCGGCCGGCGGGACGGGGGCGCGTCCGGGCCGCCGGGCCGCCCTGGCCCTGGGGGCGGCCCTGACCGCCCTGACCGCGATGGCCACCACCGCCGCGGCGCGGCCCGCCGGCCCCGCGCCGGTCGCCGGTCAGGCACGCGCCGACACCGCGGTCGAGTGGTACGACACCACGGTCGCGACCATCGCGGCGGCCGGTACGCCGACGCAGGTCGCCGACAGCCGCACCTGGGCGATCAGTTGGCTCGCCGCGACCCGGGCCGTGGAGCGCACCCCGGCCGGCGTGGACCGCGGCGCCTTCCAGGAGGCGGCGCTCGCCGGCGCCGTGCACAAGTCGCTGGTCACCCTGGTCCCCGCGCGCACCGCCGAACTGGACGCGGCGCTGCGGCGGACGCTGGACCGCATCCCGGACGGCGCGGCGGAGGACCGGGGGCTCGCGGCCGGCGTCCGGCAGGCCCGTACCGTGCTGGCCTCCCGCGAGGGGGACGGGCTGGACCCCGCCTCGGTCGAGGTTCCGTTCACCCCGCCCGCGCCGGGCCCCGGGGTGTGGCAGCTGACCCCGCCCGACCTCGGACCGGCGATCCAGGCCGGCACCCGCCACGCACGGCCGTTCCTGCTCGACCGGCCCGACCAGTTCCGGCTGGGCCCGCCGCCCGCCCTCGGCTCGGCCCGGTACCGCGCCGATCTGGCCGAGGTACGCGCCGTCGGCGAGGCCAACAGTTCACGGCGCACCCCGGAGCAGACCGAGACGGCCAACTTCTGGCTGGGGTCCTCGATGCCCCTGTACAACGAACCGCTCCGGGTCGCGCTGGCCCGGTCGGCGCGGGAGCCGTTGGCCGACCGGGCCGAGCTGGTGGCGCTGTTCCACGTCGCCCAGGTGGACACCCAAATCGCCACTTCCGACAGCAAGTACGCCCACCTGCGGTGGCGGCCGGTCACCGCGATCCGCTCCGCCGACATCGACGGCGACCCCGCCACCGTCCCCGACCGCGACTGGACCCCGCTGCACACCACCCCGCAGCACCCCGACTACCCCAGCGGTCACACCACCTACGCCGGTGCCGCGGAAGAGGTGCTGACCACCCTGGTCGGCGCCCGCACCGGGCCGTTCGAGATGACCAGCGGCACCGCGCCGGGCGTCACCCGCACCTACACCTCGTGGCGCCAGCTGACCCAGGAGAACGTCGACGCCCGGATCTGGTCGGGCATCCACACCCGGTCCGCGGATGTCGCCGGGGTCGGACTCGGCAGCCGCGTGGGGGCGTACACCCTCGCCCACTTCGACGACCTGCTCCGGTAA